In the genome of Sphingomonas alpina, the window GTCGCGGTGCCGTTGCTGGCATGGTTCCTGTGGTGGCCGGGCTGGCCGGCCGGCTATCTCGCCGGGTTCGTGCTGTATTGCCTGATGGGCGTGACCGATTATTTCGACGGCTATCTGGCCCGTGCGCAAGGCACCGTTTCAAAGCTCGGCGTGTTCCTCGATCCGATCGCCGACAAGATCATGGTCGCGGCGGTCATCCTGCTGCTGGTCAGCACGCGCGATACCAGCCCGGCGGTGATCACCGGTATTCACCAGATCGCCGCGCTGGTCATTCTGCTGCGCGAGATCGCGGTGTCGGGCCTGCGCGAATTCCTCGCGCAGTTACAGGTGTCGGTGCCGGTGTCGCAGCTCGCCAAATGGAAGACGACGCTGCAACTCGTCTCGCTCGGGGGACTGATTCTCGGCGGCGGCCTGCCCGATTGGCCCTGGGTGCAGGATGTCAGCCTTGCCGCCCTGTGGGGCGCCGCGGCGCTGACCCTGGTGACCGGCTGGGATTATCTGCGCGTCGGCCTGAAGCATATGGATTGAGCCGTGGTGATCGAAATGCTGTATTTCGCCTGGGTGCGCGAGG includes:
- the pgsA gene encoding CDP-diacylglycerol--glycerol-3-phosphate 3-phosphatidyltransferase; this translates as MLTLPNLLTLSRIVAVPLLAWFLWWPGWPAGYLAGFVLYCLMGVTDYFDGYLARAQGTVSKLGVFLDPIADKIMVAAVILLLVSTRDTSPAVITGIHQIAALVILLREIAVSGLREFLAQLQVSVPVSQLAKWKTTLQLVSLGGLILGGGLPDWPWVQDVSLAALWGAAALTLVTGWDYLRVGLKHMD